In the Onychostoma macrolepis isolate SWU-2019 chromosome 09, ASM1243209v1, whole genome shotgun sequence genome, one interval contains:
- the arglu1a gene encoding arginine and glutamate-rich protein 1-A, which translates to MGRSRSRSTSRSKHSKHSRKRSRSRSKSSKKRSKSKELKRSRRSRSRSGSRRDRGGSPPDRTDMFGRTLSKRNTDEKQKREEEERRAEIERQRKIRQQEIEERLIEEETARRVEELVARRVEEELEKRRDEIEREVLRRVEEAKRIMEAQLLQELERQRQAELNAQKAREAEEKSKREELEKILEENNRKIADAQAKLAEDQLRIVEEQRKIHEERMKLEQERQKQQKEEQRMILGKGKSRPRLSFTLKATE; encoded by the exons ATGGGTCGCTCCCGGAGTCGCAGCACGTCCCGGTCCAAACACTCTAAACACAGCCGCAAACGGAGCCGCTCCAGATCCAAATCCAGCAAGAAAAGGAGCAAGTCAAAGGAGCTGAAGAGGAGCAGAAGGTCCCGCTCGAGGTCAGGCAGCAGGAGGGACAGAGGTGGCTCACCCCCCGACCGAACCGACATGTTCGGCCGGACACTGAGCAAGAGAAACACCGACGAGAAACAGAAGAgagaagaggaggagaggagagcagagatagagagacagaggaAGAT CCGTCAACAGGAGATCGAGGAGCGTCTGATTGAGGAGGAGACGGCGAGGCGCGTGGAGGAGCTTGTGGCACGGCGTGTAGAGGAGGAGCTTGAAAAGCGGCGTGATGAGATCGAGCGTGAGGTGTTACGGCGGGTAGAGGAGGCCAAGCGCATCATGGAGGCACAGCTTTTGCAGGAGCTAGAGAGGCAGAGGCAGGCCGAACTGAACGCCCAGAAAGCCAGAGAG GCGGAAGAAAAATCCAAACGAGAGGAGTTGGAGAAAATTTTGGAAGAAAACAACCGAAAGATTGCTGATGCTCAGGCTAAGCtg gctgAGGATCAGCTACGTATTGTGGAAGAACAAAGGAAGATCCACGAGGAACGCATGAAGCTAGAGCAGGAGAGGCAGAAACAACAGAAAGAGGAACAGAGGATGATATTGGGGAAGGGCAAGTCCCGACCTCGTCTCTCCTTCACTCTCAAAGCAACAGAGTga